The genome window CGCGCTGGCGACGGCTAAGGCACGGCTACGCGAAGCCCGCGCCTCCCGCCCCCGGCCCGAAACCACCTCCCAGGCCCTCACCGCCTGGAACGCCCTCGCCCTGCACGCCCTGGCCGAGGCCGGCTTCCACCTCGCCCGCCCCGACTATCTCGCAGCCGCCCGGCGCAACGCCCGCTTCCTCCGCGACCACCTCTGGGACGGCGCCACCCTACACCACATCTGGCAGCAGGGGCAAGCCAAAGGGCCCGGTTACCTGGCCGACTACGCCGCCCTGGGCCTGGCGCTGCTGGCCCTCTATCAGGCCACCGGCGAGGTCGAGTGGTTCACCTGGGCCGAGGCCCTGGCCGAGGCCATCCAGCAACGCTTCGCCGACCCGGACGAACCAGGCTACTTCGACACCGCCGCCGAACACGACACGCCTCTCGCCCGACTCAAAGCCCCCCAAGACAGCGCCATGCCCTCCGGCAACAGCCTGACGGCCACCTTCTACCTGCGCCTGGCCGCCTTCACCGGCCGAGGCGACCTGCGCCAGCGGGCCGAGGCCCTGCTCAAGCCGTTGCAAGCCGCCATGGCCCGCTATCCCACCGGGTTCGGCCAGTGGCTGGTGGCCCTGGACTTCGCCTTAGGGCCCCAGCAAGAAATCGCCATCCTGGGCGACCCCGCCGCGCCGGAGACGCAGGCCCTGCTGGCCGTGCTGCGCCGCGCCTATCTGCCCCGCGCCGTGTGGAGCGTGGCCCCGTTACCCCTCCCGCCAGGCGCCCCGGCCCTCTTCCACGACCGACGACTGAAAGAAGGGCGCCCCACGGCCTATGTGTGCCAGCACTTCGCCTGCCGCCTGCCGGTGACCACGCCCGCAGCCCTCCGCGACCAACTGGCCGCGGCGCAATCCGAAACCATGGAGGACGAGGACGCACTATGAGCCTCACCTATCGCCCCACCCTGAGCCGCGCGCAGCTTTCCCTGTTGCGGCTGCTGAGCACCTTGTTCCTGCTCGTAGCCATCGGGCTGCTGGTGGTGGAACTGGTGCGCTACAGCCGTTACCGCAGCCTCTACCCCACCGGCACCACCATCGCCGGGGTGCCCGTCGGCGGGCTGGACCGCGAACAGGCCGCTCAGCGCCTGCTGGAGACCTTCAACCGCCCCGTAGAACTCCATTACGGCGAGCAGGTCATCCTCCTTTCGCCCGCCGTGGCCGGGTTCGAACTGGATATCGAGGGGATGTTGGCCGTGGCGGACCAGGCCCGTACGGCCACGCCTTTCTGGCAGGGGTTCTGGAACTTCCTGTGGGGACAGCACACCCAACCTGTGGATGTTCCCCTCCTCTACACCTATTCCGAGACCCGGCTCCGCACCTACCTACAACACGAGGTGGCGGCCCGCTACGATCAGCCGCCCACCCCGCCCCAACCCATCGTGGGCACGGTGCGCTTCAGCCCAGGCGAACCCGGTTCCACCCTGGATATCGACGCCGCCATCCCGCTCATCGAAAAGGCCATGGAGCAGCCCGAAAACCGGCGGGTCATCCTGCCCATCAAACGCACCCAACCCGCCCATCCGGGGCTGTACACCCTCAAGGTGTTGCTCAAACAAACGGCCATTTTGCACGACTTCCACGGGATCCTGGGGGTGTACCTGCTGGACCTGCAGACCGGCCAGGAACTCCACTTCGTCGCCAAGGGCGGCCAGGACCTGCCCATCCCCCCGGAGGCGGCCTTCACCGCGGCCAGCACCATCAAGATCCCTATCATGATTTCGGTCATGCGCCGGGTGGATTACGACAACCTGCCCGAAGAGAACGAAATCCGCCGCTGGATGGAGCAAATGATCACCCTCTCGGGCAACGACCCAGCCGACTGGCTGATGGAGAATGTGGTCGATAAGGTCCGTGGGCCGCTGGAAGTGACCAAAGACATGCGGGCCCTGGGGCTGAAGAACACCTTTCTGGCGGGATACTTTTACCCCGGCGCGCCGCTGCTGGCGGTGGTCAAAACCCCGGCCAATCAGCGCACCGATGTGAACACCGACCTGGACCCGTACAATCAGACGGCGGTCAGCGAGTTGGGGATGTTGCTGACAGACATCTACCAGTGCGCGGCCGACGGCGGCGGCACCTTCGCCGCTGTGTGGCCCGGCCAGATCACCGCCCGCGAGTGCCGCACCATGCTCGACCTACTCTCCCGCAACCGCATCGCCCGCCTGTTGGAGGAAGGCGTGCCCGAAGGCACCCGCGTG of Anaerolineae bacterium contains these proteins:
- a CDS encoding thioredoxin domain-containing protein, with amino-acid sequence ALATAKARLREARASRPRPETTSQALTAWNALALHALAEAGFHLARPDYLAAARRNARFLRDHLWDGATLHHIWQQGQAKGPGYLADYAALGLALLALYQATGEVEWFTWAEALAEAIQQRFADPDEPGYFDTAAEHDTPLARLKAPQDSAMPSGNSLTATFYLRLAAFTGRGDLRQRAEALLKPLQAAMARYPTGFGQWLVALDFALGPQQEIAILGDPAAPETQALLAVLRRAYLPRAVWSVAPLPLPPGAPALFHDRRLKEGRPTAYVCQHFACRLPVTTPAALRDQLAAAQSETMEDEDAL